GCCGGCGCGCCCCGAACCGGCCATTACCCGTGGGGGCGCAACGCCCGCACCTCTCCGCCCGTCACCGCCTCCGCACCAACCTTTCGATCACCGGATCGTGCGGAAGATCGCGCGCGGGCGCCGCGAAATCGACGCCAGGCTGGACCTCCACGGCCTGCGCCAGCACGACGCCTATGTCACTCTTCGTGCCTTCCTCGCCCGCTGCCAGCTGGAGGGCCACCGGCACGTGTTGATTATCACAGGCAAGGGAGGTCGCACCGATTCCGACAGCCGGGATTTCTGGAACAGCGAGAAGCGCGGCGTCTTGAGAAGGCTTGTCCCGCACTGGCTGTCCGAGCCGGAATTTCGCGCCCACGTGATTAGTTTCACCGAATCGGCGCACCATCACGGCGGCAGCGGCGCACTCTATGTGACGATCCGCAGGCGCGGCAAACCGGGCTCTGTCTGAGCGGCCGCGTCGCCGTTACCGGCTCGCGATCTCAGCCTGACTCAATCCGACGAAGAGATGCTGATCGGATTGCAGGACTCACAGAGTCGCGCCCGATTTGCCGCACCATGCTGTAGCGCTCACTCCGCTGCGCGGGCGGCGGGTGCATCCGCCTCGTCTTCCTTGAAATCGCCCGCCTTCACGAGCCGCTCGAAGATGCCGCCAGCCTCGGCCAGCGCCGCGAACGTGCCGGCTTCGACGATCCGCCCCTTTTCGAGAACGAGGATCTTGTCCGCGCTTGCGACGGTCGAGAGGCGATGCGCGATGAGAAACGTCGTGCGTCCGCGCCGCACGCGGTCGAGAGCGCGCTTGATCTTGAGTTCGGTTTCGTTGTCGAGCGCGCTCGTCGCCTCGTCCAGGATCAGGATCGGCGCGTTCTTCAGGATCGCGCGCGCGATGGCGATGCGCTGGCGCTCGCCGCCCGACAGCGCCGAGCCGCGTTCGCCTATGACAAAGCCGTAGCCGCCGGGTTTTGCGAGGATGAAGTCGTGCGCTTCGGCGAGACGAGCCGCTTCCTCCACCTCGGCGTCCGTCGCGGTTGGGCGCCCCACCCGGATGTTTTCCGCGATCGAACGGTTGAACAGCCCCGCGTCCTGAAACACCACGGCGATGGACTGGCGCAGCGAGTTCAGCGTCACGTCGCGGATGTCGATTCCGTCGATGAGGATGCGGCCTTCCTGCGGATCGCGCAGCCTCTGGAGCAGCGCGAGCGTCGTCGTCTTGCCTGAGCCGGTAGGGCCGACAAGCGCGAAGGTCTGCCCGGGCGCGGCGTCGAAATCGAGGGCGAACACGCCCTGATCGCTGTTCGGGAAGCGGTAGGTGGCATGATCGAAGGTGACGCGGCCCTTCACGTTTTCAAGCGGCACCGCGCCCGTCTTCTCGATGGTCATGCCGCTCGTGTCGAGCAGGTCGAAGAAGTTTTGCAGCGTCGGCGCCTGCATGAAGATGCGCGCCACGAAGCTCGAAAGCTGGTCGAGCTTGGCGATGAGCAGCCCCGCAAAGCCCACAAAGGCCACGATCTCGCCGACCGTCACCTCGCCGCGCTCGGCAAGGATCGCGCCGATGGCAAATACGGCGACCATGGTGATCGTGGCGGCGGCGCGCGTCAGCACGGTGAGCATCGCCCACCAGGTGAGCACGGGATATTGCGCGCGCAGGAGATCGGCCATGAGGTTGCGCAGCGCGCTCGTTTCATCGAGAAGGCGCGTGTAGCTTTGCACCACGGTCACGTTGCCGATGACATCCCCGACCCGGCCGAAGACATCCTGATGGTAAGCTTCGACGTTTTCCTGCCCGCCCTGCGTCCGCTTGATGATGATGGTGTTCGCGAGGAAGTAGAGGACCGCGAGGGCGCCGAGCAGCGCCGCGAGCCGCGTGTCGATGGAGATGGCGACGGGGATCAGCAGGACGATGCTGATGATGGCGGTCAGGTGCTCGCGCAGGAACGAAAGCCACAGCGCGAAAAGCTGATCCGTCCCCGCGAGGATGATGCGAACGAGCCGCCCTGTTCCGTGCTGGGCATGATAGCTCACCGGCAGGTTGATCGCGCGCTCGAAGGCCGCGCCCATGGCCGCAAGCCGCTGGCGGTGAGCGAGGCGGTCGGCCATGATCGACAGCGCGACGCTCGCGATGATGTTGAACAGCCCGAGCGCGGCCCATATCCCGATGATCGGAAAAGCCTGACCGCCCTTCGACAGCGCGTCCACCACGCGCCCGAAAAGGATCGGTTCGGCAAGTTGCACGATGGCAATGGCCACACCCGCCGCCACGAGCGCAATCGAGAGCCAGCGCTCGGAGGCGAGCATGCCGAGAGCGCGAACATATATTCTGGCCATCTTCATGATGCGCCGACCCGATCAGATCATTGGTTGAAGCGTCGCTGGACGGATGAAACTAAGCGGCTCGCGCCGTCCGCTTCGCATGCGGGGCGGCGATACCGACGGTTTTTTGCATTCCGTCGGAGAATATGGCCACGATCCGGTCGTCGGCAAGAAGCGAAAGAGTGGCCACGGTGCGTCTTGACCAGCCATCCGGCGCGAGTTTCGTCACCTTGACGCGCCCCGCTTCGCAGGCGAAGCAGGTCAGCGCGCCGATAGGATGCATAAGCCGCAGCCTTCGTCCATCAGGCGCCCGCACCGGCAGAGAAAGCTCCTCTGGCGCGTTCAGCGCCGCGCCGCCCTTGGCCTCGAAGATGTAATCCTGATCGATGGCGTGCCAGCCGTTGTGCGTGCCATGACCGCCGAGACTAACGAAGCAACGCCATACCGCGCCGATCGCCGCGTCGGCCGAGATGCAGACCCACCGAAAACGGAGAGAGACGCGCTCGCCCTTCGAGCCGATGATGGCGGCATGACCCGCAGGCAACGAGGTTGCCAGAAAGCCGGCTTCGCCGCCGCCGTCGATGCGGTCGGGAAGCCCGGCGCTGCTCGTGGGGCTCCGCACGCCCCCATGAGGCAGCGGCAGGTTGCAGCCGTAGGCGATGGAACTTGTGGCGAGCGGTTCGAGGTAATTCTGCGGAAGGACGAGAGGTTTCGGAGGGCCATCAAGATTTCCGGCGGGCCAGCCGAGGATCGGCTCCGCATGCGCGGTAACGATGACGCCATCCGCGCCGAGGGCAAGCGGCGCTGGAAACGCGTGGGATCTTGCGCTGCGCTCAAACATGGAAATCAGCCGCCGGATTCGGAACGTGTACGCTGTGTTGACTGTCACATGAACCCGTCACCAAAGGATGAATCGCGCGAACGGCTTGTCCACAGCGGTTGTGTGGCCACGAAAAAGCCTGCTATGAGCGGTTAAGGAAATCGAAATGGGCTTTGCGGAAGCAAGCTTGCGAAGGTGGCGGTCATGACTGTTGCGGTGGTGATCCCAGCGCTGAACGAAGAAGGAAATATCGGCCGTCTCGTCGAGGAAACGCTGCGCGCCATCGCGCCGGAAGTTCTCGGCGAGGTGATCGTGATCGACGACGGCAGCACCGACGGCACTGGCGCCGAAATCAAGGCGCTCGCCGCCCGCGATCCGCGCGTGCGCTACATCCGCCATCGTGCTCGCTCCGGCCAGAGCGCCGCGATCCGCACGGGCGTTCTCGCCGCGCAATGTCCGCTGATTGCCACGATGGACGGCGACGGCCAGAACGATCCCGCCGACATCCCCAACCTTCTGAAAGTCCTCGGCTCGCCTGCCAAGGGCGGCCCGGCGCTGGTAGGCGGCGTGCGCGTGCGGCGCAAGGCAGTCGGCTCGCGGCGCATCGCGAGCCTTCTCGGTAACCGCGCGCGCGCCGCGATCCTGAAGGACCAGTGTCCGGACTCCGGCTGCGGCATCAAGGTTTTCTGGCGCGAGGCGTATTTGCGGCTGCCGTTCTTCACGAGCATGCACCGCTTCATGCCCGCGCTGTTTCAGATGTACGGCCACAAGGTGGAGTACGTCCCGGTGAACGACCGGCCGCGCGTTGCGGGACAGTCGAAGTACACCAATTTCAACCGCGCGCTGCTCGGCATCTACGACATGATCGGCATCGTGTGGTTGAGGCGGCGCACGCGGGTTCCGGAGATCGTCGAGGATACGCTCGGCGTGGCGCGGCTGAGGGAAGCCGCTCCGATTCGCCGGGTGGGAGCATCCGTCGCGTCGCGGCAGACGCATTGAGGCGTTTCGGGGCGCGTGGAGAAGCGCGCGGAGTACAAAGGCAGAGTTTTCAGACGCGTTAACGCGGAAAGCTCTGGCATCGCATGATCCCGCTTCGGTGCGAGCGGGTGCCCAGGCTTCTTTCGGCCTGTCCGGCAAGCCGGTCGGCGGGAGAGCCTTCAGCCCAGGACGGGGATAGCATGGACGTCGCAAAGTTCAGCCAGTGGTGGGCGCAGGTTTCGGAAGTCGAGATGGCATGGGTCATCTTCGGCTTCGCGGCACAGTCCATGTTTTTCATGCGCTTTGTTCTGCAATGGATAGCGAGCGAGCGCGTGAAGCGGTCCATCGTGCCGGAGACTTTCTGGTATTTCAGCTTTGCGGGCGGCTTGATGCTGTTCGTCTACGCGGTTCATCGAGCCGATCCGGTGATCATGCTGGGGCAACTCGCCGGCCTCTTTATCTACGCGCGGAACATCTATCTCATCTGGGCGCATAAGCGCTCCGAGCAGGTGGCCGCGAGCGCGCCGGACGGTCTTCGCGCGGCGGAATAGGCGCCTGACGGCATTCGCCGTGCAGTCGGGATGCGGCCGGTTTCGAGAAGTTTGATGCGCGGGGCGCGCGGATGTCACGCGCACGCACCATGTCGGAAGCGGGTGCGAGGATTTTGCGCGGCTCGCCGTTTCTGCGGCAAAGCCGTCGCTGCGCGGATATGGAAACGCCGCGCGACTTTTTTCGGCGAAACGTGAAGGTATGTGTTGCGGTTTCCGGCAGAACGGCCTATGTCAACTTTGTGACGCGGGGTGGAGCAGCCCGGTAGCTCGTCAGGCTCATAACCTGAAGGCCGCAGGTTCAAATCCTGCCCCCGCAACCACTTTTGCAGTACGCTGATCAGCGACTGCCAGCGTCGCAAATCCCGCTTCCATTTCCAGAGTTTTGTTATCGTTTGCCGCCTTCGGCTGCACGATGCGCGTTATGAGTCCGCGCACGAACCGCTTCGTGGTTTCCTTCCTTGTTCTGAGCGAGGCGGTTTCGTCCGCCATCCTCGAACGCATTGTGAACTACAAGAGCGTTCTCGAAAGCTACCCTTCCCTTTTGTTACCGCTGAGAGCCTACGCCGAGAGACAACGTATCCAGCAATGAGACATGGGCCACGAGCGCGGGCGTGGGCTTCTACAGTTTGGACTATCAGCCGCTGCGACAGGAGCCGACACCTGAGCCGCTTTCCGGAGACGCGCCACCGGACGACCCGCAAACCGCGCTGTCCAGAGCAGGCGGACATGCCTGTCGCTCCGACCCTATGAGCCGGCGCATCCAATCTCAAGGCAACGAACCGTCTTCATGCTGCATTGACGAAGGGCAGCCGACGGCTGCGGCAAAACAAGCGGCGCTCATCCAACCTGTTTAGTGGTCCTCCCGCAGCCAGGACAGTCTGCTTATCAGCCGTTGCAAAAGCACGTCCAACGTGAAGCCGATAAGCCCCACGATCAGAACGATCGCGGCAAGGCGATCGTATTCCAACGTGTCGCGGGCATCGTTGATGGCGTAGCCGAGGCCCGATTTTACCCCGAGATATTCGGCGGGCACGAGAACGATCCAGCCTACGCCAAGCGCGAGCCGGATGCCTGTCAAAATATCCTGCGAGATGGCGGGCAAGATGACCGCCGTGAGTTGGTGATAGGAATTTGCACCCAGATTGCGCGCAACCTTGAACCAGGACGGGTCTATGCGCCTCACGCCCGCGGCGGTCGAAAAAAGGATAGGCCATATCGCGGCGGCGGCGATCAGAAAGACGATGGCCCCCTCCCATGTGGAAAAGGCCAGGATCGCAACCGGCATCCAAGAGAGAGGGCTGATCATTCGAAGAAACTGGAAGGGTACGTTCGTGATCTGCCGCGCAACGCTTGAACGGCCGATCAGGATGCCGAGCGGCACGCCCAAAACCGTCGCCCATACGAGGCCAAGCCCGACGCGCCAAAGGCTGGGAGCGGCGATGCCCCACACCTCGCCCGAGCTGACCATCTCGCCCAGACTTCGCAGGGCCGGGATCGGCCCGAATCCCGCGAAGGACGTCGTGTTCGGATTGATCGCGACGAGCCAGCCGCCCAGCGCCCAGACGAGGAAAAGGCCGCCGATCCCAGCCGCCGTAAGCGCCACCGATCGAAACCGAGCGAACAGCGCGCCGCGCCGCTCGCGGGACAAGCCCGGAATGCGTTCCGCAGGGTAGGCGGCAGCTTCGCCGGCAACGTCAACCGTCATACCTGCACGATCTCCTCGCGCACGAACGGATCGCCTTTCGAGACGCTTGGGTCGTCTTTCCACGCGGGGAACTTTTCCAGCGCTTGCTTGACGAAGGTGTAGTCCACGAGATCATCGGCAACGAAGGCGGGGTCGAGTTCTTTCAGGAACGACGTGTCGCCAGAAACGACGGTCTTGCTGAGGGCTTCGACGATGAGTTTCGTGGCCGACGGGTAAGGCCATGGCTGGAAGTCGATGCGACCGTTGCCCCATTCGGGATGCTGGATCGCCTTCCCCGGCCCGTAGGTTTCGAGGTCATACTTGTTGATGGCACGGTCGACGACTTCCGCCGGGACGGGCAGATAACCTTCGCCGTCCTTGGACAGGAGCCGCGCGACTTCCTTCTTGTTCTCGGACGCGTAGATCGACGCGCGCACGATTGCATTGACGACCTTTTGCGTCCACTCGGGCTTCTGCTTCGTAACCTGCTCGTTGACGGTGATGACGCAGCAGGGATGGTTCTTCCAGATGTCACCCGTAAAGCGCAGCAAGCGCGCGCCAGCCTTGATTTCGCCAAGCGCATTGAAGGGCTCGGCCACGATGTACCCATCGATCTTCTTCGCGGCGAGCGATGGTGGCATGTCCGGGGGCGGGAGGATCTGGAGATTGACTTCGTTCGGAGCGATAGGCTCGCCCTCACCCTTGATGACCGGGGTCAGGCCTGCCGACCGAAGCCCTATCTGCAGAACGATGTTGTGCATCGAATACCAGAACGGCACCGCGAGCTGTTTGCCGCCAAGTTCGGCGAAGGATGTCGCGGATATGTGCTGACCGACGACGAGGCCGGACCCGTTGGTGTGCCCCCATGACACGATTTTCGCCGGGAACTTGTTGTTGTAGCGCATCCAGACGGGGATCGGCTTCAAGAGGTGAACGACGTTGAACTTCGCGGCGGCGAAGCCTTCGACGAGCGCGGGCCAGCTGCGGATCAGAGTGGGCTTTTCGGCTTCGAGCCCTTCATCCCTGAAAAAGCCCTTGGCGTAGGCGACGAG
This genomic window from Rhodomicrobium lacus contains:
- a CDS encoding Smr/MutS family protein, whose protein sequence is MEGRRKKRLLSKEEIELWAHVTRNDEPLSRPKPDTLASSEVEEATPPFAGGAATAKPLDPVPARPEPAITRGGATPAPLRPSPPPHQPFDHRIVRKIARGRREIDARLDLHGLRQHDAYVTLRAFLARCQLEGHRHVLIITGKGGRTDSDSRDFWNSEKRGVLRRLVPHWLSEPEFRAHVISFTESAHHHGGSGALYVTIRRRGKPGSV
- a CDS encoding glucan ABC transporter ATP-binding protein/ permease, whose translation is MKMARIYVRALGMLASERWLSIALVAAGVAIAIVQLAEPILFGRVVDALSKGGQAFPIIGIWAALGLFNIIASVALSIMADRLAHRQRLAAMGAAFERAINLPVSYHAQHGTGRLVRIILAGTDQLFALWLSFLREHLTAIISIVLLIPVAISIDTRLAALLGALAVLYFLANTIIIKRTQGGQENVEAYHQDVFGRVGDVIGNVTVVQSYTRLLDETSALRNLMADLLRAQYPVLTWWAMLTVLTRAAATITMVAVFAIGAILAERGEVTVGEIVAFVGFAGLLIAKLDQLSSFVARIFMQAPTLQNFFDLLDTSGMTIEKTGAVPLENVKGRVTFDHATYRFPNSDQGVFALDFDAAPGQTFALVGPTGSGKTTTLALLQRLRDPQEGRILIDGIDIRDVTLNSLRQSIAVVFQDAGLFNRSIAENIRVGRPTATDAEVEEAARLAEAHDFILAKPGGYGFVIGERGSALSGGERQRIAIARAILKNAPILILDEATSALDNETELKIKRALDRVRRGRTTFLIAHRLSTVASADKILVLEKGRIVEAGTFAALAEAGGIFERLVKAGDFKEDEADAPAARAAE
- a CDS encoding glycosyltransferase family 2 protein translates to MTVAVVIPALNEEGNIGRLVEETLRAIAPEVLGEVIVIDDGSTDGTGAEIKALAARDPRVRYIRHRARSGQSAAIRTGVLAAQCPLIATMDGDGQNDPADIPNLLKVLGSPAKGGPALVGGVRVRRKAVGSRRIASLLGNRARAAILKDQCPDSGCGIKVFWREAYLRLPFFTSMHRFMPALFQMYGHKVEYVPVNDRPRVAGQSKYTNFNRALLGIYDMIGIVWLRRRTRVPEIVEDTLGVARLREAAPIRRVGASVASRQTH
- a CDS encoding lipid-A-disaccharide synthase N-terminal domain-containing protein, with protein sequence MDVAKFSQWWAQVSEVEMAWVIFGFAAQSMFFMRFVLQWIASERVKRSIVPETFWYFSFAGGLMLFVYAVHRADPVIMLGQLAGLFIYARNIYLIWAHKRSEQVAASAPDGLRAAE
- a CDS encoding ABC transporter permease; its protein translation is MTVDVAGEAAAYPAERIPGLSRERRGALFARFRSVALTAAGIGGLFLVWALGGWLVAINPNTTSFAGFGPIPALRSLGEMVSSGEVWGIAAPSLWRVGLGLVWATVLGVPLGILIGRSSVARQITNVPFQFLRMISPLSWMPVAILAFSTWEGAIVFLIAAAAIWPILFSTAAGVRRIDPSWFKVARNLGANSYHQLTAVILPAISQDILTGIRLALGVGWIVLVPAEYLGVKSGLGYAINDARDTLEYDRLAAIVLIVGLIGFTLDVLLQRLISRLSWLREDH
- a CDS encoding ABC transporter substrate-binding protein, producing MATKLEGVDARHDDQQQAEGGGITRRQTLDMLAAGGLWAAFSTALGGYPQAAHAAEDDVVRIGYLPITDATVLLVAYAKGFFRDEGLEAEKPTLIRSWPALVEGFAAAKFNVVHLLKPIPVWMRYNNKFPAKIVSWGHTNGSGLVVGQHISATSFAELGGKQLAVPFWYSMHNIVLQIGLRSAGLTPVIKGEGEPIAPNEVNLQILPPPDMPPSLAAKKIDGYIVAEPFNALGEIKAGARLLRFTGDIWKNHPCCVITVNEQVTKQKPEWTQKVVNAIVRASIYASENKKEVARLLSKDGEGYLPVPAEVVDRAINKYDLETYGPGKAIQHPEWGNGRIDFQPWPYPSATKLIVEALSKTVVSGDTSFLKELDPAFVADDLVDYTFVKQALEKFPAWKDDPSVSKGDPFVREEIVQV